Proteins encoded in a region of the bacterium genome:
- a CDS encoding type II toxin-antitoxin system VapC family toxin codes for MRKKVYIETSIVSYLTGRPSRNLFAAAWQSLTVEWWEKRRKIFEVFVSELVIEEAGRGDPELSQRRLKAIEGIPLLKLTDSAVELSKKLISEGALPTKATDDALHIALSTVHNIDYLLTWNCRHIDNAETKPLVRSVIIANGYNYPEICTPQELIGGEIDEE; via the coding sequence ATGAGAAAGAAGGTCTACATTGAGACTTCAATTGTAAGTTATCTCACAGGAAGGCCATCTCGAAATCTTTTCGCAGCAGCCTGGCAAAGTTTGACAGTAGAATGGTGGGAGAAGAGACGAAAGATATTTGAAGTATTTGTTTCTGAACTTGTAATTGAAGAAGCTGGACGAGGAGATCCAGAACTATCACAGCGGAGATTGAAAGCAATTGAAGGCATTCCTCTATTGAAACTGACAGATTCTGCGGTAGAACTTTCGAAGAAACTGATTTCCGAAGGTGCTCTACCTACGAAAGCTACTGACGATGCATTGCATATTGCACTTTCTACGGTTCACAACATTGATTACCTTCTGACATGGAACTGCCGCCATATTGATAATGCAGAAACAAAACCTCTGGTTCGCTCAGTAATTATAGCGAATGGATACAACTATCCTGAAATATGTACTCCCCAAGAACTAATTGGAGGTGAGATAGATGAAGAATGA
- a CDS encoding methyltransferase domain-containing protein → MKIEEYQRMFELEENYWWFIGKRRIVSYILKGYPLPQSPPRILDVGCGTGANLRILNQLGRAVGIDYSPAALQFCQSRGLSRLSRMIAESQGIKSDQFDIILALDLLEHLANDRMALSEFHRVCVPGGRVLITVPAHPSLWSEHDEALEHKRRYTKSDLRKKIEEAGFKILLLSYYNAFLYLPIVLIRFLQSRFKSRHDHPETTYLELPQILNQTLAIIFGLEGRILKYTNLPWGLSLICVAQKVTAHLEPAEGEKEKELPINPLP, encoded by the coding sequence ATGAAAATAGAAGAATATCAGCGGATGTTTGAACTGGAAGAAAATTATTGGTGGTTCATTGGGAAGCGAAGGATTGTTTCTTATATCCTCAAGGGTTACCCACTTCCCCAAAGCCCGCCGCGGATACTTGATGTCGGCTGTGGCACAGGGGCTAACCTCAGGATATTGAACCAATTAGGTCGAGCCGTCGGCATAGATTACAGCCCGGCGGCCCTTCAATTCTGTCAAAGTCGGGGGTTGAGCAGATTGAGCCGGATGATCGCCGAGTCCCAGGGCATTAAGTCCGATCAGTTTGATATCATCCTGGCTTTAGATTTATTAGAACACTTAGCCAATGACCGGATGGCTTTATCTGAATTTCACAGGGTTTGTGTCCCCGGCGGCAGGGTTCTGATCACTGTGCCGGCTCACCCCTCTCTTTGGAGTGAGCACGATGAGGCCCTCGAACATAAAAGAAGATACACTAAATCGGATTTAAGAAAAAAGATAGAGGAGGCAGGTTTTAAAATTCTCCTGCTCAGTTATTATAACGCCTTTCTTTATTTGCCGATCGTGCTTATTCGCTTCCTGCAATCAAGGTTCAAGTCCAGGCACGACCATCCTGAAACAACTTACCTTGAACTACCCCAGATCCTAAATCAAACCCTGGCCATTATCTTTGGCCTGGAAGGCCGGATACTTAAATATACCAATCTGCCCTGGGGTCTTTCCCTTATCTGTGTCGCTCAAAAGGTAACTGCACATTTGGAACCGGCGGAAGGGGAAAAAGAAAAAGAATTACCGATTAATCCTCTCCCCTGA